A portion of the Bdellovibrionales bacterium genome contains these proteins:
- a CDS encoding TIGR00645 family protein, with protein MKKLENIFEIVIFSSRWIQAPIYGGLIVGSVLYTYKFLVELVHLCVNVNSVTEEVLMLGILTLVDIAMVLNLLIMVIIGGYATFVSRIHLENHEDRPDWLEKINAGTLKVKLAGALVGISGIHLLKSFVDIGKKDTDQIKWQIIIHVVFLFSTLALAYTERVLHLAEGGSTKIKHS; from the coding sequence TTGAAGAAGTTAGAGAATATTTTCGAAATTGTCATTTTTTCCAGCAGATGGATACAGGCGCCCATTTATGGCGGTCTTATCGTAGGGTCCGTTCTTTATACCTATAAATTTCTGGTCGAGCTTGTACACCTCTGCGTGAATGTAAATTCAGTTACGGAAGAAGTTCTCATGCTTGGAATATTAACCCTAGTGGATATTGCGATGGTTTTGAACCTGCTTATTATGGTCATCATTGGTGGGTATGCAACATTCGTCAGTCGTATCCATCTGGAAAATCATGAGGACCGTCCTGACTGGCTGGAAAAAATCAACGCTGGAACTCTGAAGGTGAAATTGGCTGGAGCTTTGGTCGGTATCTCCGGAATCCATCTTCTGAAATCATTTGTCGACATTGGCAAGAAAGATACAGATCAGATAAAATGGCAAATTATTATCCATGTCGTGTTTCTATTTTCCACTCTCGCGCTTGCCTACACTGAAAGGGTACTTCATTTAGCTGAAGGCGGTTCCACGAAAATAAAGCATTCCTAA
- a CDS encoding TerC family protein, with amino-acid sequence MSGFASEVSAAPSWLWVAFTLGVLVLLVIDLSLFGRGNKKIQTKTALIESGIWIAIAICFNAWFAVSFGAELGLEFLTGYLVEKSLSVDNLFVILLIFSSFRIPEVHQHRVLFYGVLGAIVLRAVFILLGAHLLHSFHWVLYIFGLILVVTAIKFLRETDERVDVKKDWSIRLLKKILPTTDKSSGGHFFVLENGVRKATPLFLALVVIEATDLVFAVDSIPAVFAVTQDAFVAFASNILAILGLRALYFVLADWVGKMRYLKPGLAAILGFIGVKMLLVDFFKIPSWISLLVIFSILTTAALSSWYVARIETKHREKTDPFI; translated from the coding sequence ATGTCGGGATTCGCCTCCGAAGTTTCCGCTGCACCATCATGGCTTTGGGTCGCATTTACCCTTGGCGTTCTTGTGTTGTTGGTCATTGATTTAAGTCTATTTGGGCGTGGAAATAAAAAGATTCAGACGAAGACAGCTTTGATTGAAAGTGGAATCTGGATAGCGATTGCAATCTGTTTCAATGCCTGGTTTGCGGTGTCATTTGGGGCTGAACTTGGGCTCGAATTCTTGACGGGCTATCTGGTGGAAAAGAGCCTGAGCGTTGATAATCTCTTCGTGATTTTACTCATTTTCAGCTCCTTCCGAATCCCTGAAGTTCATCAACATCGAGTCCTTTTTTATGGTGTCTTGGGCGCTATCGTACTGCGAGCTGTATTTATTCTTTTGGGTGCTCATCTGCTCCATTCGTTTCATTGGGTTCTTTATATTTTTGGACTCATTCTTGTTGTCACAGCAATTAAATTTTTGCGTGAAACCGATGAAAGAGTTGATGTTAAGAAGGATTGGTCGATTCGCCTCTTGAAAAAAATTCTTCCCACGACCGACAAATCAAGTGGAGGTCATTTCTTTGTTTTGGAAAACGGTGTACGAAAGGCCACACCGCTTTTCCTCGCGCTTGTTGTGATTGAAGCCACTGATCTCGTTTTCGCAGTGGATTCCATTCCCGCAGTATTTGCTGTCACACAAGATGCCTTCGTTGCCTTTGCCTCGAATATCCTAGCAATTTTGGGTCTTAGGGCTCTTTATTTTGTTCTTGCGGATTGGGTTGGAAAAATGCGCTATCTGAAGCCGGGTCTTGCCGCCATTTTGGGATTTATAGGTGTTAAAATGCTTTTGGTTGATTTCTTCAAAATTCCCAGCTGGATTTCTTTGCTTGTTATTTTTTCCATCCTGACAACGGCGGCTCTCAGCTCGTGGTATGTGGCAAGGATAGAGACAAAGCATAGGGAGAAGACGGATCCATTTATATGA
- the htpX gene encoding protease HtpX, whose amino-acid sequence MAWAKRIGLFLGVNLLVMVTISLILNLLGVKPYLTQYGLDFQSLMIFCLVWGMGGAFISLALSRIMAKWMMGVQIIDPDTRDFDQRELLQMVHDLAKSAHLPAMPQVGIFDSPEVNAFATGPTKSRSLVAVSTGLLQSMKREEIKGVLGHEIAHIANGDMVTMTLIQGVVNAFVMFLARAIAFALVMAGNKTEDREGSGAPIAYYVIQFILEIVFMILGSMVVAWFSRYREFRADKGGARLAGRQNMIQALQSLQRNFEEIDPAAQPSIQALKISSRPGGIMRLFSTHPPLEERIERLRTAV is encoded by the coding sequence ATGGCTTGGGCAAAAAGAATTGGTTTGTTTTTAGGTGTGAACCTGCTCGTGATGGTCACCATTTCTCTCATTTTGAATTTGTTGGGAGTCAAACCGTATTTAACCCAATATGGCCTCGACTTCCAATCGCTCATGATCTTCTGCCTTGTGTGGGGCATGGGTGGAGCCTTCATTTCACTGGCGCTTTCTCGAATCATGGCTAAGTGGATGATGGGTGTTCAAATTATCGATCCTGACACAAGAGATTTCGATCAGCGAGAACTCCTTCAAATGGTCCACGACCTCGCAAAATCGGCCCATTTGCCGGCTATGCCTCAAGTTGGAATCTTTGACTCTCCGGAAGTGAACGCATTCGCTACGGGACCAACCAAATCACGATCTCTTGTCGCTGTCTCCACTGGGCTGCTTCAAAGCATGAAGCGAGAGGAGATCAAGGGCGTTTTGGGGCATGAAATCGCCCATATTGCCAATGGCGATATGGTAACTATGACGTTGATCCAGGGCGTAGTGAATGCCTTTGTGATGTTCCTTGCGCGCGCGATCGCTTTTGCTCTCGTCATGGCTGGCAACAAGACTGAGGACAGGGAGGGCTCTGGTGCCCCGATAGCCTACTATGTGATTCAGTTTATTTTGGAGATTGTTTTCATGATTCTCGGTTCAATGGTGGTCGCCTGGTTTTCTCGTTATCGGGAGTTTCGGGCAGATAAAGGAGGTGCTCGTTTGGCGGGCCGTCAAAATATGATACAGGCGCTTCAAAGTTTGCAGCGAAACTTCGAGGAGATCGACCCAGCCGCTCAACCATCTATTCAAGCCCTTAAAATATCAAGTCGGCCAGGTGGAATTATGCGACTCTTCTCAACCCATCCGCCGCTGGAGGAAAGAATCGAACGTTTGAGAACAGCTGTCTAG
- a CDS encoding VTT domain-containing protein, which translates to MISERIHQRVRDYIRLLQRFVDRSWYPPFIGFLAALDNIVIVIPNDGILISSSMLTPKRWFVLALSVAVGSSLGALVLAALVELQGLPLILEMYPGVNETQAWQWSLEFFEKYGLLLVFVVAATPFVQQPAIILASLADTPLFQLVAVIFLGRLIKFLIMAYIGSHAPRLLTKMWGVKGELKDVGIKLK; encoded by the coding sequence ATGATCTCAGAAAGAATTCATCAGAGAGTGAGAGACTACATTCGGTTGCTTCAGCGTTTTGTCGACCGTTCTTGGTATCCGCCCTTCATAGGATTTCTTGCTGCCCTCGACAACATTGTAATTGTTATTCCAAACGATGGGATTTTGATTTCAAGTTCCATGCTAACTCCAAAGCGCTGGTTTGTTCTTGCTCTGAGTGTGGCTGTGGGGTCGAGTCTTGGAGCGCTTGTATTGGCCGCTCTGGTCGAGCTCCAAGGGCTTCCTTTGATTCTTGAAATGTATCCTGGGGTCAATGAAACTCAAGCATGGCAATGGTCATTGGAATTTTTTGAAAAATACGGTCTTCTTTTAGTTTTCGTTGTAGCGGCCACGCCCTTCGTGCAGCAACCAGCAATCATTCTGGCGAGCCTTGCGGACACTCCTCTCTTTCAGCTTGTTGCCGTTATTTTTTTGGGTCGCCTTATCAAATTTCTCATTATGGCCTACATTGGTTCTCACGCTCCCCGTTTGCTGACAAAAATGTGGGGAGTTAAGGGCGAACTGAAAGATGTCGGTATCAAACTAAAATAG